The genomic stretch CGATAGGTCTTGCTGCCGGTGAACGGCCCGCCCACTGGGCCGCCCGTGGCGAGACCTTCCGCCGGGGTGACGGAGAAGCCGGTCTGGCCGATCTCGACCGTGTGACGAATGGTGCGCGCCACGCCCGTGCCCAGGTCGGTGAACACAATGTCCTCGGTGTAGATGCCGGCCGGCAGGGTCGCCAGCACGGGTCCCGCGGTCACCGCCAGGATGGCGCTGCCGCCGCTGGCCGCGAGGGTTCCGGTGACATCGCTACTGCCGCCGTTGATCAGCAGGCCGATGTTGTTGGTGAGATGCACCTTGTAATTCACAGATGATGGCGTGCTGTTGCTCAGCGTGTAGTTGTAGGGCGATGGCGTGAAGGGTCCGCCCACCAGTCCGGAGTGCGTCACAGCGCCGCTGGGCGAAACCGTGAGTCCCTTGGTGGAAAGCGTGTTCACCGACATCGTTCCGGTGTTGTCGGGGTCGAGCCAGGTCTTCAATTGCGTTGCTGCGGTTCCGCCGCCCAGCCACGAAACGCTGAAGCGGCCGTAGTAGTCGCTGGTGATGCTCGAGCAGGAGGCGCTGCCGCCGTGAAGCTGGCCAACGACCTGGTGGTTCTGGTTGAAGAGCGGCGAGCCGGAGGATCCGCCCTCGGTGGTGCCGATCTCCCACTGGCCGATGCGGATGTGGGTGCCGTCACCCGGAATCGTCGTGCCGCTGTAGCTGGTCGTGGTGGAAGGATTCAGGTCGAAACTGATTCGCTTCTCCTCGACATTGGGATGGTGGATGCCCGTCGACGCGGTGGTCTCGACGTTGTTGGCATTCCAGCCGGCGAAGGAGACATACCACGCCGGATTCGGACTGGACGTCAGTCGCACCAGCGTGAAGTCGGACGGGGAATTGCGCGACAGGAATGTGGAGCCCGTGTTGAACTGGGTCAGCGTGCCATCACCAGCGGCACCGCTGGCGCCGCTGCCCGGCGTGCGGCAGGTGGAGTTCTCGTAGTTCCAGAAGGCCACCAGCGACGCGGCGTTGGCCGAGGAGATCCCGCAGTGGTAGGCCGTCATGAAGAAGGGCGTCAGATCCTGGCGGACATTGTTCACCATGAAGCCGGAGCAGAAGGTGGAACCGCCGGTGCTGATCACGGCGACGGAGGAAATCTCGTCACGCCAGGCGTCGCCCTGGCTGCAGATGACGTCGACGTTGCAGGAGCCTGACTTGGCCATCTCCGCGATCTCCGAAAAGCCGAGGTATCCCGAGTTGATCGAGCCCAACGTCAGGCGGACGTCGCGCTCAAGGTCGCGCTCCACGGTCAATTCAACCACCAGCTCGCGGCCCGGGACTGGCGGTGTCCAGAGCTGGCCGTGGTCGGCGTTGTCCGCGTTGGTGAATGGGCGCATCACGAACTTCATGTCCGGCGAGTAGATGAAGAGCGAGGCGCCCTGGGGAAGCCAGAACTCCGTGAAGCCGAGGTTGATGGAGGCCGCGTTCTCGCAGGAGACGCGCAGGCGCCAGACGCTGCGCAGGGCGCCGTTCTGGTCGATCACATTTTCCCAGGTGCCGTGGGTGACCGGCGTGATGTGGACGGGGTTGGGAATGGCGTAGCGCGGCGGCTCCACCGAGGTGTCGCGATGGGAGTCCTCGTCGGTGATCTTCATCATGTCGAGCTTGGGAACATCGATCAGCTCCACTTCCTTGATGGCCGGCATCTCGAATTGAGCGCTGGTCGGCTTGGAGGGCGTGCCCTGCTCAAACACCTGCGCGGCGGCGCTGCCGCCCAGCAGAAGCGAGCCTGCGGCCACCACGAGACCGAGGAAGTTGTGCGACAAGGCCTGGAACGCGTTTCGACGAATGGACATGATCAACTCCGGAGGGAAAGCGAACGATGGCGGAATTCGGGCACGGTGGCCCGCCCGAGGAACACCACAATCTGACCGAAAACTAATTCGATGCAACCGAAAGTTCGGATTTTTGGTCGATAAGTCGGAAAAGTTTGCCTCAGCGGCGCACTTTCTTCATGGCTTTCCTTGACACTTCCTTCGCTTTGATCAACCACGCTTTCGCCCAGTCGAATTCGGTGGCAAGGATGGCCAGCCCGGCGGGAATCACCACAAATGCCGGACCCGGAAGCACGACCAGGAGGATGCCCACGATCGTGATCGTGCCTCCGACCACCAGCACAGCAATTTTGCGCGCGACTCGCCAAACGCTGTTGGAGGAATGTCCCACCCGGAAAGAGTAGTGATCGCGCGGATCCATGAGCGATTCTTTGCGACCCATGGGGAGTCGTTTCGACGTGCCCGATGGAAATCAGGTGGTTGATTCAGCGAATCAGGCTCCGAAATTGAGAATTTTGGCTCAAACTGCCCATTTATTTTCGGTTTTCGCTTGCCATCGCGACCGTTTGGTCCATGATGGAGCCACTTATTGGACGACTTCAAGTAGTTTGAAGCGATTGTCGCATCTCCCACTTCGCCACCAACCCTAAAGAGCAAAAAATGAAATCACCGATTCAATTTCTCGTCGCAGCATCCTTGATCACAGTCGCCGGCATCAGCGCGCAAAGCGATGCCGCGGGAACCTGGACCACCGTGACCGCACTTGCCCCGGCCGCCAGCGGCGGCGGCATGATCCTGATGTCGGATGGAACCGTCCTGTGCAAAACCTCCTCCGGCGGCGGCGACGGCATCGGAAATGTCTGGGTGAAACTGAAACCCAGCTCCACCGGCAGCTACCAGTCCGGAACTTGGTCCCCCTTGGCCACCGTGCCCGCCATGTCGTTCACCCGGCTCTACTTTTCATCGCAACTTCTCAAGGATGGTCGCCTCTATGTGTGCGGTGGCGAGTATGGAACCGGCCTGACTTCCGCCGGCGAGGTCTACAACCCGCTGACCAACAGCTGGACGTTGACTCCGTCCCCAAACGGCGGCAGCAACATCAGCGACGCGAATTCGGAAATCATGCCGGACGGACGCATCATGCAGGCAGTGGTTTCGGGAACTCTTCGCAACAACAAGATCTACAACCCCACGACCAACACCTACATCGCGGGCCCGACCTGCACCGGAATCCACAACGAGTCCGAATGGTGCAAACTGCCCGACAACAGTTTCCTGATGGTCAACCGGCTCACGACCCAGTCCGAGCGCTGGATTCCCTCTTCCAATACCTGGGTGAATGACGCGGTCGTGCCGGTCGCCCTCTACGATTCCTTCGGCCTTGAAACCGGCGGCGGCGCACTGCTTCCCAACGGCAAGGCCTTCTTCCCCGGCGCCAACAGCGCGACGGGCATCTACACCCCGTCTGGAACCAACGCGATCGGCAGCTGGGTGGCGGGTCCAAATACCCCCAACGCCAATGGCTGCCCGGACGCGCCACTGTGCATGATGCCGGACGGCAAGGTCATTGTGGTGACATCTCCAATCCCGACATCGGCGAATCACTTCCCCTCGCCGACCTCGTTCTATGAGTACGACTATGTGACGAATTCATACACGCAGGTCAACGGACCAACCGGCCTGACCCTGAACACCTCGTGCTACATCTACTGCATGCTGCAGCTGCCCAACGGCCAGGTGCTTTTCTCCACACAGGGCTCGACCCGGTTCTACCTCTACACGCCGGCCGGCTCCCCCGCGGCCGCCTGGAAGCCGACCATCACCGATGTCGCTCAGAACAACTGCGGCGACTACACCCTGACGGGCACGCAGCTCAACGGCATTTCGGAAGGCGCCTCGTACGGCGATGACTGGCAGATGAACACCAACTACCCGATCATCCGTCTGACTTCGGGCGCAAACGTGTACTACTGCCGCACCTTCAACTGGAGCCACACCGGCGTCAAGCTTGGAGCCACGGTGAACACCACCAAGTTCACCGTTCCTTCGACCGTTCCGGCAGGAACCTATTCGCTGGTGGTCACGGCCAACGGCATTCCGTCCACTGCGATTTCCTTTGATTACACGCCGACCCGCTCGTGCGACATCGACGGCGACGGCTTCGTCGACGGTGCCGACATCGGACTGGTGCTGCTGGACTTCGGTCCCTGCGCCGGCTGCTCAACCGACATCGACATGGACGGCGTGGTCGACGGAGCGGATGTTGGCCTGATGCTCCTCAGCGAAGGACCGTGCCTCTAAGCTTGATTGGTTGATTCACTGACTTTGCCCAAGGGGCGCTCGCAAGAGCGCCCCTTGTTTTTTTGACTGGTGCGAAGCGATCAAGGTGCTATCACCAAGCGAGTTTAGCGCAGGGCGAGTCTGCGGGCCCGGAGCGTTGTCTGAGCGACTGATAGCACCTTGATCGCTGAGCCATCGGTAAACTCGTGTGCCCGCTCGAATCAAACCCCGGAGGCTCGCCCATGTCAATTCGCTCAATCGCATTTGCCACGCTGCTTGCCGCCGGCGCGGCGAACGCAGACACCCTGATCCATGCCGGCAAGCTGATCGACACTGAGCAGGGCGCCGTGCGCGAGCAGGTTTCGATCGTCATCAAGGATGGTCGTATCGCCGAGGTCAAGTCGGGCTACGTCGATCCGCAGGGCTACGCCCCCTACCACGACCTGAAGCAATGCACGGTCATGCCGGGGCTGATCGACATGCACGTGCACATGGCCGGCCAAAGCAGCCCGACCGCGTACACCGAGGAGTTTTTCATGAACCCCTCCGACTTCGCCCTGCGCGCCACGCAATATCTGCGGCGCACGCTCGACGCGGGCTTCACCACCGTGCGTGATCTCGGCGCGGCCGACGGATTGAACCTGAGCCTGCGCGACGCTGTGAACAAGGGCTGGGTGGTCGGTCCGCGCATGTTCGCGGCGGGCAAGGCCATCGGCACGACCGGCGGACACGCCGATCCCACCAACGGCGTCAACATCGGGCTGCGCGGCAATCCTGGCCCGGACGAAGGCGTGATCAATGGGGTCGATGACGCCCGCAAGGCGGTTCGCCAGCGCTACAAGGAAGGCGCCGATGTCATCAAGATCACCGCCACCGGCGGCGTGCTCAGCCTGGCCAAGAA from Planctomycetota bacterium encodes the following:
- a CDS encoding proprotein convertase P-domain-containing protein yields the protein MSIRRNAFQALSHNFLGLVVAAGSLLLGGSAAAQVFEQGTPSKPTSAQFEMPAIKEVELIDVPKLDMMKITDEDSHRDTSVEPPRYAIPNPVHITPVTHGTWENVIDQNGALRSVWRLRVSCENAASINLGFTEFWLPQGASLFIYSPDMKFVMRPFTNADNADHGQLWTPPVPGRELVVELTVERDLERDVRLTLGSINSGYLGFSEIAEMAKSGSCNVDVICSQGDAWRDEISSVAVISTGGSTFCSGFMVNNVRQDLTPFFMTAYHCGISSANAASLVAFWNYENSTCRTPGSGASGAAGDGTLTQFNTGSTFLSRNSPSDFTLVRLTSSPNPAWYVSFAGWNANNVETTASTGIHHPNVEEKRISFDLNPSTTTSYSGTTIPGDGTHIRIGQWEIGTTEGGSSGSPLFNQNHQVVGQLHGGSASCSSITSDYYGRFSVSWLGGGTAATQLKTWLDPDNTGTMSVNTLSTKGLTVSPSGAVTHSGLVGGPFTPSPYNYTLSNSTPSSVNYKVHLTNNIGLLINGGSSDVTGTLAASGGSAILAVTAGPVLATLPAGIYTEDIVFTDLGTGVARTIRHTVEIGQTGFSVTPAEGLATGGPVGGPFTGSKTYRVTSTKAAPVSVTVQSDAGFVDINLDINDVNKSSSVSFTLDGVGDFKDVDVSIDASANSLAAGLYNGDVTFSKADGPADTTTRNVSLDVGRSVYAATDVPIAVADNSTVYSYITVNDDFCIADVDVDLNVSHTYIGDLYIELRAPNGTTVILHNRTGGTTDNIVTTYDDDGGGTLPFSQLSDLDYGSSLGVWRLRVSDQATTDTGTLNSWALRIAQHSGTCPTPVVVYSEPMDSNPGWTTEGLWAWGTPAGAAVSSGSPDPTSGFTGTKVYGYNNVGSGLYENSLVERNLTTPAFDCTGLSGVKVAFQRRLNVESSTYDHAAFKVSTNGTTWTTVFQNGTASMSESAWTKVSYSVAAIADNQPTVYFRWTMGTTDTSVQYSGWNIDDFELTAIVAAPACPSDLDGDGVVDGADVGLMLLDFGPCPGCAADLDGDGMVDGADVGLMLLDFGPCPS
- a CDS encoding PGPGW domain-containing protein; this translates as MGRKESLMDPRDHYSFRVGHSSNSVWRVARKIAVLVVGGTITIVGILLVVLPGPAFVVIPAGLAILATEFDWAKAWLIKAKEVSRKAMKKVRR
- a CDS encoding amidohydrolase family protein, translated to MSIRSIAFATLLAAGAANADTLIHAGKLIDTEQGAVREQVSIVIKDGRIAEVKSGYVDPQGYAPYHDLKQCTVMPGLIDMHVHMAGQSSPTAYTEEFFMNPSDFALRATQYLRRTLDAGFTTVRDLGAADGLNLSLRDAVNKGWVVGPRMFAAGKAIGTTGGHADPTNGVNIGLRGNPGPDEGVINGVDDARKAVRQRYKEGADVIKITATGGVLSLAKNGQNPQFMDDELKAIVDTAKDYGFAVAVHAHGKEGMLRAVKAGVDSIEHGTFMDDEVIEEMKKRGTWYVPTISAGKFVAEKAKQEGYFPAVVRPKAAAIGAEIQKTFAKAYKSGVKIAFGTDSGVGPHGSNAEEFVYMVEAGMTPMDAIKSATINAATLLRQEKELGSISPGKLADVVAVKGDPLHDITLMRHVDFVMKDGVACKP